A stretch of DNA from Gottschalkia acidurici 9a:
GCTGTCATTTACATTTACAGCGATTCCTTTCTCACTCACTTCTACAACTTTTCCATTCTCACCATCTTTAAACTTATCAACTACTTCTGCATCTAAAACTTTTATATTTTTATTTTCATATTGAAAATAAGAGCTTGGCCAAGGTTGAGTTCCTCTTATTAAGTTTTTTATTTCTATTCCTTTTTTATTCCAATCTATTTTTCCTAGCGATTTATCCATCATGTGAGCATAAGTTGATAAACTATGATCTTGCGGTTCTTTGATAGCAGTTCCATTTTCAATTTCCTTTAATGTTTCTGCTAAAAGTTCTGATCCTATATACATGAGCTTATCATGCAACTCTCCTGCTGTCATATTGCTGTCTATTAACAATTCTCTTTTTGAAATCATATCTCCAGCATCAAGTCCTTTGCTCATTTCCATAATAGTTACACCTGTTTTTTCTTCTCCATTTATTACTACCCAATTTATAGGTGCTGCACCTCTGTATTTTGGTAAAAGAGATGCGTGTACATTTACACACTTGTATTTTGGTAGATTTAAAATATCTTCTTTTAATAATTGCCCATAAGCAACCACAACTATTATGTCTGGAGATATTTCTCTTATTTTAGCTATGCTTTCTTCGGTATTTATATCTTTCGGTTGATATACCTCTATTCCTAACTCCATAGCTTTTTCTTTAACTGGTGGAGGAGATAATAGCTTTCCTCTTCCCTTAGGTTTATCTGGTTGTGTTATTACTAATGATACTTCATGCTCTTTATTAAGTGCTTCAAGAGTAGGCACTGCAAAGTCTGGTGTACCCATAAATATTGCCTTCATTTTAACACTCCTATTCTTCAATTTCTCCTATTACTCTATCTATATATAGTATTCCATCTAGATGATCTATTTCATGGCAAAAAGCTCTCGCTAAGAAGTCTTCACCTTCTAGAGTTTTCTCTTCTCCATTGATATCTGTAAACTTTACTTTTACTTTGAAAGGTCTATTTACTTTTCCTCTTTTTCCTGGAACACTTAAACATCCTTCAAAATCTATAGTTTCACCTTCTTCAGATAATATTTCTGGATTTATCATAGTTATTGGACCTTCTCCAATATCTACAACTACAACTCTTTTCAATATACCTACTTGAGGTGCTGCAAGACCTACTCCTTCTTCTTTATACATAGTTTCTATCATATCTTCTACTAGTATCTTTATCTTTTCATCTATAGTTTCTACGACTCTAGATTTTTTTCTTAGTATTTCATCATCTTCAAATCTTAACTGTCTAATCGCCATGTTCATTCCTCCTATAATATCGATACTGGATTAATATCTATATTTATTCTTATGTCTTTAATATTGCTCTCTTTATCTATTATACATACTTTTTCTATAATTTTCTTAATTTTTTTTAATTCTTCTTGACTACATTTAATTAAAATTTGCCATCTATATCTATCTCTTATTTTATATATTAAAGATTGATTTGGCCCTAATATATTTTTATGTGAAAACGTACTTAATCTTTTATGAATTTCATCCCTTATTTCATGAAAGACCTTATTTGATGCTTTAAATACTTCATTTTCATTTTTCGATGAAATTATTATATTTATTAAACTTATAAATGGTGGGTATTCAAAAGCTTTTCTGATACCTATTTCCTCATTAAAAAACTCAATATAGTTATGCTTTTGCGCAGCTTTTATGCTATAGTGGTCAGGCTCATAGGTTTGTAATATTACCTTTCCTTCAAGTTCTCCTCGACCCGCTCTTCCTCCTACCTGAGTCAAAAGTTGAAATGTTCTTTCTGATGCTTTAAAATCTGGTAGATTCAAACTAGTATCGGCAGCTATAATTCCTACCAAAGTAACATTAGGAAAATCTAATCCTTTTGAAATCATTTGTGTTCCTATTAATATATCTATTTGACCATTTTTAAATTTATTTAATATTCTTTCATGACTTCCTTTCCTAGTAGTTGTATCTACATCCATTCTTGCTACCTTTGCGCTTGGAAAGCTTTTCTTTACTAATTCTTCTACTCTTTGAGTTCCTATTCCAAAATGCTTTATATAACTACTTCCGCATTCAGGACAAGTCTCTGGTAACTTTCTAGATAGTCCACAATAGTGACATCTAAGATTATTACTGCTTGTATGATAGGTAAGAGATATATCACAACTTTCACATTTTAATACATAACCACATTTTCTGCATGATATAAAAGTGGAGAATCCTCTTCTATTTAAAAATAATATAGTTTGCTTTCTATTTTCTAAGTTAAATATAATTTCTTCATAGAGTCTCTTGCTAAATATAGTTTTATTTCCATTTTCCAATTCTTCTTTCATATTTATTACTTCCATTGGAGGTAATTCTCTATTATTTATTCGACTAGGCAAAGTTAATAAATTTAACTTACCTAATTTTGCGTTATAATAAGTTTCTATAGAGGGAGTTGCCGATCCTAATATCAGAATGGCATCTTCTATGTCGCATCTCTTTTCTGCTACCTCTATAGTATTATATTTAGGATTCGTAGATGACTTATAGCTAGTTTCATGCTCTTCATCAATTATAATTATTCCCAAGTTGTCAAAAGGTGCAAAGATAGCTGATCTTG
This window harbors:
- the fmt gene encoding methionyl-tRNA formyltransferase, translated to MKAIFMGTPDFAVPTLEALNKEHEVSLVITQPDKPKGRGKLLSPPPVKEKAMELGIEVYQPKDINTEESIAKIREISPDIIVVVAYGQLLKEDILNLPKYKCVNVHASLLPKYRGAAPINWVVINGEEKTGVTIMEMSKGLDAGDMISKRELLIDSNMTAGELHDKLMYIGSELLAETLKEIENGTAIKEPQDHSLSTYAHMMDKSLGKIDWNKKGIEIKNLIRGTQPWPSSYFQYENKNIKVLDAEVVDKFKDGENGKVVEVSEKGIAVNVNDSCLILKKIQFPGKKPMTIEEFLRGNEFKTDITLR
- the def gene encoding peptide deformylase — encoded protein: MAIRQLRFEDDEILRKKSRVVETIDEKIKILVEDMIETMYKEEGVGLAAPQVGILKRVVVVDIGEGPITMINPEILSEEGETIDFEGCLSVPGKRGKVNRPFKVKVKFTDINGEEKTLEGEDFLARAFCHEIDHLDGILYIDRVIGEIEE
- the priA gene encoding primosomal protein N'; the protein is MEKFLYAEIIVDNTSLNTDRLYTYKVPEKYIEKIKIGMRCLVPFGKGNKLLEGIIISLKDNIDFNPNRVKEIKRLVEDTPIISENMIKLSSWMKDEYLCTHLEVLKTIIPTGITNKSIKCVTIGKNINKLDYFSFLNDNQKKIIDYLNKNKEVELQELKKQSDIKNIDKNLNDLINKNIVEIVEKISQEINKKYEKYIFKNFSEQETDKVIETLSKSAHKQIEVLKYISNRESISLKEVMEKNNIPLSSIKSLEEKGYLRVEEREVSREAINKEIKVYEKAKLTYEQQICVDTIYNNYINSKNNKHLLHGVTGSGKTEVYLQMIEKILKLEKQAIVLVPEISLTPQTVERFAGRFEGNVAVLHSGLSLGERYDEWRKIKEGRVQIVVGARSAIFAPFDNLGIIIIDEEHETSYKSSTNPKYNTIEVAEKRCDIEDAILILGSATPSIETYYNAKLGKLNLLTLPSRINNRELPPMEVINMKEELENGNKTIFSKRLYEEIIFNLENRKQTILFLNRRGFSTFISCRKCGYVLKCESCDISLTYHTSSNNLRCHYCGLSRKLPETCPECGSSYIKHFGIGTQRVEELVKKSFPSAKVARMDVDTTTRKGSHERILNKFKNGQIDILIGTQMISKGLDFPNVTLVGIIAADTSLNLPDFKASERTFQLLTQVGGRAGRGELEGKVILQTYEPDHYSIKAAQKHNYIEFFNEEIGIRKAFEYPPFISLINIIISSKNENEVFKASNKVFHEIRDEIHKRLSTFSHKNILGPNQSLIYKIRDRYRWQILIKCSQEELKKIKKIIEKVCIIDKESNIKDIRINIDINPVSIL